The DNA region GAAGAGCCTCGAAAGTGACAGATAATTTAGATagaactaaacaaattgaatacTTGAGACAAGAAAGGTTAACTAAACAACACAAATCAGATCTAGAGAGATCAAAATCAAGCAGATCTAATCAAGTCTCAAAACAGATCTACAGAGAAGCAAACCAGGTTTCAACGaatataaagaaataataaaacatcTAGAAGAGATTATAATAGATCTGCAAAGGATTCACAGATCCAATCAAGTCCAGAGAGAGCACAATATGCATGTGAATAAAATATGAGAGAAGGGAATCAACCTTCAACGTCTTGTAACAACACAATAATtgataaatacaagaaattcatgaagggaTTTCACCAGATAATAAGTATTAAAGATCCAGGACTGAAGCAAACACTTATAAGGTCTCTTCATAAGGAAGAAAGGCGATCTGATCATCTTGAAGGAAATGACAAATAGGGGTAGTTCCAGGCTTAACCTTAAGCACTACAAAAGGCAATCCTTTTGGATTCCAAAGAGATGTATCTTTGTGGCATATTGATACTGCTTTAACCTTTGTCCCATCAACACCAATCATAGATACCATAAATGTCTTCGTACTTCCTCCGCCATGACAAAAATGCACTGCATACGCGTAATTAAGTTTGTGGCATACCATGTTAACTCCATCAGCTACCTGTTCAACTTCTTTAACGGTGtatttttgcaacatttgattTTCCCCTTGTACCTGTGTTGCAATCGCCTGAACATTGTTTGTTCCAAGCATGATTATGCTGAAATCTACCATAGCTTCCAAAGAAGTTGCACACTTTTGCTTATGTGCTTTCTTAGCTGGCGCTTCACAAAATTTGTTTGTTTCCT from Lycium ferocissimum isolate CSIRO_LF1 chromosome 2, AGI_CSIRO_Lferr_CH_V1, whole genome shotgun sequence includes:
- the LOC132047520 gene encoding BURP domain-containing protein 3-like; translation: MQNDVEKTDTKEKVYYGLHQHGILVLNAATEDQIHELKREIPNIHLRQVTGTEGSSDKSDLQDNFLYKPYFLEKDLEKGKVITFPSLKNKNQAPFLPRQFVELIPFSSEKVPEILNHFSIDSNTKDAQTIKETNKFCEAPAKKAHKQKCATSLEAMVDFSIIMLGTNNVQAIATQVQGENQMLQKYTVKEVEQVADGVNMVCHKLNYAYAVHFCHGGGSTKTFMVSMIGVDGTKVKAVSICHKDTSLWNPKGLPFVVLKVKPGTTPICHFLQDDQIAFLPYEETL